In Nothobranchius furzeri strain GRZ-AD chromosome 19, NfurGRZ-RIMD1, whole genome shotgun sequence, the following are encoded in one genomic region:
- the LOC107394823 gene encoding ras-related protein Rab-25, which produces MGSDESYNFVFKVVLIGESGVGKSNLLSRFTKNDFTHDSRTTIGVEFSTRTVQLDQFTIKAQIWDTAGLERYRAITSAYYRGAVGALLVYDISKHLTYESVERWLKELYDHADPHIVVMLVGNKVDLESLRTVPTEEAKDFADKKGLMFMETSALNATNVEAAFNDVLKAIQKKVASREVTRGSICAVTLSSQLSSGEAQGERKGCCKSS; this is translated from the exons ATGGGGTCGGATGAGTCGTACAACTTTGTCTTTAAAG TGGTTCTGATCGGGGAGTCGGGCGTAGGGAAGAGCAACCTTCTGTCCCGCTTCACCAAGAATGATTTCACCCACGATAGCCGCACCACCATCGGCGTGGAGTTCAGCACCCGTACCGTTCAGCTAGACCAGTTCACCATCAAGGCCCAGATCTGGGACACAGCTGGGCTGGAGCGCTATAGGGCCATCACCTCAGC GTATTACAGAGGAGCGGTTGGTGCGCTGCTGGTCTATGACATCAGCAAGCACCTGACCTATGAAAGCGTTGAGCGATGGctgaaggagctgtacgaccacgCAGACCCTCACATCGTGGTGATGCTGGTGGGAAATAAGGTGGACCTGGAGAGCCTCAGGACTGTTCCCACAGAGGAGGCCAAAGACTTTGCAG ACAAGAAAGGGCTCATGTTCATGGAGACTTCCGCGTTGAACGCCACCAACGTCGAGGCAGCTTTCAATGATGTTCTGAAAG CGATCCAGAAGAAGGTGGCGAGCAGAGAAGTGACCCGCGGCTCCATCTGCGCCGTGACTCTGTCCAGCCAGCTTTCATCAGGCGAGGCTCAGGGGGAACGCAAAGGCTGCTGCAAGAGCTCCTAA
- the ubqln4 gene encoding ubiquilin-4, whose translation MAEQGAADPGNNNNNNKPEDSEGTIIKVTVKTPKDKEEIAIAEDASVTQFKEEISKRFKAKQDQLVLIFAGKILKDGDSLSQHGIKDGLTVHLVIKTAHKAADGASTSASSSTSTQAGSSSTSSPAANPTSTSAPSGSAPPSTQTPNLLTGFGDLAGLAGLGMGSANFMELQQQMQRQLMSNPEMLSQIMENPLVQNMMSNPDLMRQMIVANPQMQQLMERNPEISHMLNNPELMRQTMELARNPAMMQEMMRNQDRALSNLESIPGGYNALRRMYTDIQEPMFSAAREQFGSNPFSALGGNSESGAQPSRTENREPLPNPWGPPNSSTSSESGTGTTGSTSTTGSTNPSVSNPLGINPGSLGNGMFNSPGMQSLLQQISENPQLMQNMLSAPYMRSMMQSLAQNPELASQVMMNNPLFAGNPQLQEQFRAQLPVFLQQMQNPEALSVMTNPRAMQALMQIQQGLQTLQTEAPGLMPSLVPGGAPAVPTGGGVPPENPASSPSSTGTNAAQQQLMQQMLQMFAGGGGGGSATTQTPEMRFQTQLDQLSAMGFINREANLQALIATGGDINAAIERLLGSQPS comes from the exons ATGGCTGAGCAAGGCGCCGCAGATCCtggtaacaacaacaataataataagccCGAAGACTCAGAGGGAACGATTATTAAGGTCACAGTGAAAACTCCTAAAGACAAAGAAGAAATCGCCATCGCAGAAGATGCTTCCGTCACTCAG TTTAAAGAGGAGATCTCCAAGCGGTTCAAAGCCAAGCAGGACCAGCTGGTTCTGATTTTTGCTGGGAAGATTTTGAAAGACGGAGACAGCCTCAGCCAACACGGCATCAAAGACGGCCTGACAGTTCACCTCGTCATAAAAACGGCACACAA GGCAGCAGATGGCGCTAGCACCTCAGCCTCTAGCTCAACCTCCACTCAGGCAGGCAGTAGTTCCACCTCTAGTCCAGCTGCCAACCCCACCTCTACATCGGCCCCTTCTGGCTCTGCCCCACCATCCACACAGACGCCCAACCTTCTGA CGGGCTTTGGAGATCTGGCTGGTCTAGCTGGTCTGGGCATGGGCTCGGCTAACTTCAtggagctgcagcagcagatgCAGAGACAGCTCATGTCCAACCCAGAGATGCTGTCCCAGATTATGGAGAACCCGCTTGTGCAGAACATGATGTCCAACCCGGACCTGATGCGACAGATGATCGTGGCCAACCCACAGATGCAACAGCTGATGGAACGCAACCCCGAGATCTCCCACATGCTGAATAATCCTGAGCTCATGCGACAG ACCATGGAGCTCGCCAGGAACCCAGCGATGATGCAGGAAATGATGCGAAACCAGGACCGCGCTCTGAGTAACTTGGAAAGCATCCCGGGAGGTTACAACGCCTTGCGGAGGATGTACACCGACATCCAGGAACCCATGTTCAGTGCAGCCAGGGAGCAG TTTGGAAGCAACCCGTTCTCGGCTCTGGGTGGGAACTCCGAGTCCGGTGCCCAGCCATCGCGGACAGAGAACCGCGAGCCCCTTCCCAATCCGTGGGGGCCACCAAACTCTTCTACCTCTTCCGAGAGCGGAACAGGCACCACAGGGAGCACGAGCACCACAGGGTCCACCAACCCCAGCGTGTCCAATCCTCTAGGCATCAATCCTGGAAGTCTGGGAAACG GCATGTTCAACAGCCCGGGCATGCAGAGTCTGCTTCAGCAGATCTCCGAGaaccctcagctgatgcagaacaTGCTGTCGGCTCCGTACATGCGCAGCATGATGCAGTCGCTGGCTCAGAACCCAGAGTTAGCCTCACAG gtAATGATGAATAATCCCTTGTTTGCTGGAAACCCGCAGCTGCAAGAACAGTTTAGAGCTCAGCTGCCTGTTTTTCTGCAGCAG ATGCAGAACCCAGAAGCCCTGTCGGTCATGACCAACCCCCGGGCCATGCAGGCTCTAATGCAAATCCAACAGGGTCTACAGACGCTGCAGACGGAAGCCCCCGGCCTGATGCCCAg TTTGGTACCAGGTGGAGCCCCTGCCGTGCCCACGGGAGGGGGCGTGCCCCCGGAGAACCCTGCCTCGTCGCCCAGCAGCACAGGAACAAACGCCGCCCAGCAGCAGCTGATGCAACAGATGCTCCAGATGTTcgctggaggaggtggaggaggaagtgCAACG ACCCAGACCCCCGAGATGCGGTTCCAGACCCAGCTAGACCAGCTGAGCGCTATGGGCTTCATCAACCGCGAGGCCAACCTTCAGGCGCTCATCGCCACCGGAGGAGACATCAACGCCGCTATCGAGAGACTGCTGGGTTCACAGCCCTCGTAA
- the LOC107394824 gene encoding lens fiber membrane intrinsic protein, which produces MSPVKKSCSAAAPLPQLKMYSFMGGGLFCAIVGNILLVVSTATDYWMQYRLSGNYAHQGLWRYCMSNKCYMQTDSIAYWNATRAFMILSGMSCFAGIIAGIMSFSHFSSFERFNRSFAAGIMFFVSTFFVLLAMAIYTGVTINFLGKRFGDWRFSWSYILGWVAMLMTFFAGIFYICAYRMCECRRGNGPR; this is translated from the exons ATGTCTCCAGTGAAGAAGAG TTGCTCTGCAGCGGCCCCGTTGCCTCAGCTCAAGATGTatagcttcatgggagggggcctGTTCTGTGCCATCGTGGGTAACATCCTGTTGGTGGTCTCCACTGCAACCGACTACTGGATGCAGTATCGGCTGTCTGGGAACTACGCCCACCAGGGTCTCTGGAGGTACTGCATGTCCAACAAGTGCTACATGCAGACCGACAGCATAG cTTATTGGAACGCCACCAGAGCCTTCATGATCCTATCTGGGATGTCGTGCTTCGCAGGCATCATTGCAGGCATCATGTCCTTTTCCcacttctcctcctttgaacggtTCAACCGCTCCTTCGCTGCAGGAATCATGTTTTTTGTCTCTA CTTTCTTTGTTCTGCTGGCCATGGCCATCTACACCGGAGTGACAATCAACTTCCTGGGAAAGCGTTTTGGGGATTGGCGTTTCTCCTGGTCATACATACTGGGCTGGGTGGCCATGCTCATGACATTCTTCGCAG GTATTTTCTACATATGTGCCTACAGGATGTGCGAATGCCGGAGAGGAAACGGACCTCGCTAA